From Planifilum fimeticola, the proteins below share one genomic window:
- a CDS encoding carbohydrate ABC transporter permease — MPIVRRLPRFLLYLILVALSLFYLTPVYVMVVTSFKGMEEATLDRMWELPSSFDLASYATAYEKLAPHLLNSLYLTIPATLLTALLGSLNGYVLSKWRFPGANTLFTLLLFGMFIPYQSILIPLIQFMQGIGLYNSIPGLILIHVVYGIPIATLIFRNFYAGIPTEILEAAKIDGCGMMGIYRRIILPLSLSGFVVVGIWEFTQVWNEFLFAVTMTTSTQQPVMVALQNLSGSQIVQWNVQMAGALLAALPTLLVYVFLGRYFIRGLLAGSLKG; from the coding sequence ATGCCCATCGTACGCCGACTTCCGCGATTCCTGCTCTATCTGATCCTGGTGGCCCTCTCCCTGTTTTATCTGACCCCCGTTTACGTCATGGTGGTCACCAGCTTCAAGGGAATGGAGGAGGCCACCCTCGACCGCATGTGGGAGCTGCCTTCTTCCTTCGATCTGGCGAGTTATGCGACCGCCTACGAGAAGCTGGCCCCCCACCTGCTCAACAGCCTGTATCTTACGATTCCGGCCACCCTTTTGACGGCCCTTCTGGGATCGCTGAACGGATATGTCCTGTCCAAATGGCGCTTTCCCGGCGCCAACACGTTGTTCACCCTGTTGTTGTTCGGCATGTTCATCCCTTACCAAAGCATCCTGATTCCGCTGATCCAGTTCATGCAGGGCATCGGCCTGTACAACTCGATCCCCGGGTTGATCCTGATTCATGTGGTGTACGGGATCCCGATCGCCACCTTGATTTTCCGCAATTTTTACGCGGGGATTCCGACGGAAATCCTGGAGGCTGCCAAAATTGACGGGTGCGGCATGATGGGCATTTACCGGCGGATCATCCTGCCCCTTTCCCTTTCCGGTTTTGTCGTGGTCGGCATTTGGGAGTTTACCCAGGTGTGGAACGAATTTCTGTTCGCCGTCACGATGACCACCTCCACCCAGCAGCCGGTCATGGTGGCTCTGCAAAATCTCTCGGGCAGCCAGATCGTGCAGTGGAACGTGCAGATGGCCGGCGCCCTGCTCGCCGCGCTTCCCACCCTGCTGGTGTACGTCTTTTTGGGAAGGTACTTCATCCGCGGTCTTCTGGCCGGTTCGCTGAAGGGATGA
- a CDS encoding electron transfer flavoprotein subunit alpha/FixB family protein: MTEERKQNTEPDWSEYRGVLVVVEQRNGKAKPVSWQLLGIGRKLAQKLEVDTLALVMGHNVDHLAQEAVYYGADKVYLADDPVLKDYRTYPYSRVCLELIRQIKPEIVLFGATYTGRDLAGAIATHLPTGLTADSTMLDVEPPPSRLLLASRPAFSEKMVATILCKRYRPQMATARPGVFDALPRDASRQGETIPFACPVKEEDVAARVIDFIQDEQRVNLEDASVIVAGGRGLGGPEGFKVLKELADALGGEVGASRAVVEAGWISHDHQVGQTGHTVRPKLYIAVGISGAVQHVVGMQNSDVIVAINKDPDAPIFKVAHYGVVGDWSEIVPAMIEEVKKRRGLAMVEQA, translated from the coding sequence ATGACGGAAGAGCGCAAACAGAACACCGAACCCGACTGGTCCGAGTACCGGGGCGTGCTGGTGGTCGTTGAACAGCGGAACGGGAAAGCCAAGCCGGTTTCCTGGCAGCTGTTGGGGATCGGGCGGAAGTTGGCGCAAAAGCTGGAAGTGGACACCCTCGCGCTGGTGATGGGTCACAACGTCGATCACCTCGCACAGGAAGCGGTTTATTACGGGGCGGACAAGGTGTACCTCGCCGACGATCCGGTGTTGAAGGATTATCGCACCTATCCCTACAGCCGGGTCTGCCTGGAGTTGATCCGGCAGATCAAGCCGGAGATTGTCCTGTTCGGAGCGACCTACACCGGGCGGGATTTGGCCGGGGCGATTGCGACACACCTTCCGACGGGACTGACCGCCGATTCCACGATGCTGGATGTGGAACCTCCGCCCAGCCGGCTGTTGCTCGCCAGCCGTCCGGCCTTCTCGGAAAAGATGGTGGCGACGATTCTGTGTAAAAGATACCGCCCGCAGATGGCGACGGCCCGGCCGGGGGTGTTCGACGCCCTGCCGAGGGATGCCTCCCGCCAGGGAGAGACTATCCCCTTCGCCTGTCCCGTGAAGGAGGAGGATGTGGCCGCCCGCGTGATCGACTTTATTCAGGATGAACAGAGGGTGAACTTGGAAGACGCCTCCGTGATCGTGGCCGGTGGACGCGGACTGGGCGGTCCCGAGGGATTCAAGGTGCTCAAGGAGCTGGCGGACGCCCTGGGAGGCGAGGTCGGGGCGAGCCGGGCCGTGGTGGAAGCGGGATGGATCAGCCACGACCATCAGGTGGGGCAGACGGGACACACCGTTCGGCCCAAGCTGTACATCGCCGTAGGGATATCCGGTGCCGTCCAACACGTGGTCGGGATGCAGAACTCCGATGTCATTGTGGCGATCAACAAGGATCCGGACGCTCCCATCTTCAAGGTGGCCCACTACGGGGTGGTGGGTGACTGGTCCGAAATCGTTCCGGCGATGATCGAGGAAGTGAAGAAGCGCAGGGGACTTGCAATGGTTGAACAGGCTTGA
- a CDS encoding FAD-dependent oxidoreductase produces the protein MAQEKFDAIVVGAGPAGSAAAYTMAKAGLSVVLLERGEFPGAKNLFGGVLYRKQLEDILPDKWKKAPVERRIVEQRIWLMGEESAVTLSHRNEAFKEPANCWTALRVKFDQWFADQAVEAGALPIYSTVATELITEGDRVIGVRTDREAGDLYADAVIIADGVNSLLGKSLGIHREWKPDEVSLAVKEVIALPREKIEDRFNLEKDEGVTIEFMGKTSLGMAGLGFLYTNKDTLSLGIGVMVNHLKKKKIKPYEILDQVKKHPMIRRLIEGGEVKEYSGHLIPEGGWNSVPQLSGNGWCITGDAAQLVNFVHREGSNLAMTSGKYAAEAVIEAKKRGDFSRETLSLYDEKIHQSFIRKDLVKYKGMHEFLKEEDPDLLFNRLPQAANQAFYELFLVDGVPKGEKQKKMFQYLKEAAGGTWGLAKLGIKGWRAMNG, from the coding sequence ATGGCTCAGGAAAAATTTGACGCAATCGTGGTGGGGGCCGGCCCCGCCGGCAGCGCCGCCGCCTATACGATGGCCAAGGCGGGACTCTCGGTAGTGCTCTTGGAACGGGGCGAATTTCCGGGTGCCAAAAACCTGTTCGGCGGCGTATTGTATCGAAAACAGCTGGAGGACATCCTTCCGGACAAGTGGAAAAAAGCGCCGGTGGAACGGCGGATCGTCGAACAGCGGATCTGGCTGATGGGCGAGGAGTCGGCCGTCACCCTGAGTCACCGCAACGAGGCGTTCAAGGAGCCGGCCAACTGCTGGACGGCCCTGCGCGTCAAATTTGACCAGTGGTTCGCCGATCAGGCGGTGGAAGCCGGTGCCCTGCCGATTTATTCGACCGTGGCGACCGAGTTGATCACCGAAGGGGATCGAGTCATCGGCGTCCGCACGGACCGGGAAGCCGGGGACCTGTACGCCGACGCGGTGATCATCGCCGACGGGGTGAATTCGCTCTTGGGGAAATCCCTGGGCATCCACCGGGAGTGGAAGCCCGACGAGGTTTCGCTGGCGGTCAAAGAGGTGATCGCCCTTCCCCGGGAAAAGATCGAAGACCGGTTCAACCTGGAGAAAGACGAAGGGGTTACCATCGAATTTATGGGAAAAACCTCCCTCGGGATGGCCGGGTTGGGCTTTCTCTACACGAACAAGGATACCCTTTCCCTGGGCATCGGCGTCATGGTGAACCACCTCAAGAAGAAAAAGATAAAGCCCTACGAGATTTTGGACCAGGTCAAGAAACACCCGATGATCCGCCGCCTCATCGAGGGCGGGGAAGTGAAGGAATATTCCGGACACTTGATTCCCGAAGGAGGCTGGAATTCGGTCCCGCAGCTCAGCGGAAACGGTTGGTGCATCACGGGGGACGCCGCGCAACTGGTCAATTTCGTTCACCGGGAAGGCTCCAACCTGGCGATGACTTCGGGCAAATATGCCGCGGAAGCGGTGATCGAGGCGAAAAAACGCGGAGATTTCTCCCGGGAAACCCTCAGCCTGTACGACGAGAAGATTCACCAATCCTTCATCCGAAAAGACCTCGTCAAATACAAGGGAATGCACGAATTCTTGAAGGAGGAAGATCCCGACCTTCTCTTCAACCGCTTGCCGCAAGCGGCCAATCAGGCTTTCTATGAGCTGTTCCTCGTCGACGGGGTTCCCAAGGGCGAGAAACAGAAAAAGATGTTCCAATATCTGAAGGAGGCGGCTGGCGGAACCTGGGGGCTCGCGAAATTGGGGATTAAAGGATGGAGGGCGATGAACGGATGA
- a CDS encoding electron transfer flavoprotein subunit beta/FixA family protein — MLHIVVCVKQVPDSREIRIHPKTNTLIRQGVPAIANFYDMHGLEEALRIKDQYGARITVITMGPPPAEKTLKECISLGADEAILVTDRKFAGADTLATSYVLAKAIQKAADEFGPVDLVFCGKQTLDGDTGQVGPGIACRLDLEQLTYVEKVVNLDPEKRRITVHRHLEDGVEVVETKMPALITALQELNKVRRASLPGMIRAARYKPIVWSVKDFPDIDINKIGLKGSPTIVAKSWVPEQKPVDGEILEKASPEETAKQLVDKLWETELPEKLGWVAEREEVAQ, encoded by the coding sequence ATGCTGCATATTGTCGTCTGTGTCAAGCAGGTGCCCGACAGCCGTGAGATACGGATCCATCCCAAGACGAACACGCTCATCCGCCAGGGAGTGCCTGCCATCGCCAACTTCTACGACATGCACGGACTGGAGGAGGCCCTTCGCATCAAGGATCAGTACGGTGCCCGCATCACCGTGATCACCATGGGTCCGCCGCCCGCGGAAAAGACGTTGAAGGAGTGCATATCCCTCGGAGCGGACGAGGCGATTCTGGTCACGGACCGGAAGTTTGCCGGGGCGGATACGCTGGCCACTTCCTACGTGCTGGCCAAGGCGATCCAGAAGGCGGCAGATGAATTCGGTCCCGTCGACCTGGTGTTCTGCGGAAAGCAGACCCTTGACGGGGACACGGGGCAGGTCGGTCCGGGAATCGCCTGCCGGTTGGATCTCGAACAGCTCACCTACGTCGAGAAGGTGGTGAATCTGGATCCCGAGAAGCGGCGGATCACCGTCCATCGCCATCTGGAAGACGGCGTGGAAGTGGTGGAGACGAAAATGCCCGCGCTGATTACGGCGCTTCAGGAATTGAACAAGGTCCGCCGGGCAAGTTTGCCGGGGATGATCCGGGCGGCCCGCTATAAGCCCATCGTCTGGTCGGTGAAGGATTTTCCGGATATCGATATCAACAAAATCGGCCTCAAAGGGTCGCCGACCATCGTGGCCAAATCGTGGGTTCCCGAGCAAAAACCGGTTGACGGGGAAATCCTGGAGAAGGCGTCTCCGGAAGAGACCGCCAAACAGCTGGTCGACAAGCTGTGGGAAACCGAACTGCCGGAGAAGCTCGGTTGGGTTGCTGAGAGGGAGGAGGTCGCCCAATGA
- a CDS encoding flavin reductase family protein, with product MDLRDYRNCLGSFATGVTVVTFNTDQGKHGFTANSFTSVSLDPPLVLVSVNRKIKSCAYMRDNSFAVNILRGNQQDLALHFAGKPQEGLEVRWKEGDFAPYLADALATIQCVPWKAYDGGDHVLYLGEVKHYQYDQGDALGFFRGNFFPISSDSGN from the coding sequence ATGGATCTTCGGGATTATCGCAATTGTTTGGGAAGCTTCGCTACAGGCGTGACCGTGGTGACCTTCAACACCGATCAAGGCAAGCACGGGTTTACCGCCAATTCCTTCACTTCGGTGTCGCTCGATCCGCCCCTGGTCCTGGTTTCGGTGAACCGGAAAATCAAATCCTGCGCTTACATGCGCGATAACTCCTTTGCCGTCAACATCCTCCGCGGTAATCAGCAGGACCTCGCCCTTCATTTTGCGGGCAAGCCCCAGGAAGGTCTGGAGGTCCGATGGAAAGAGGGGGATTTCGCCCCCTACTTGGCCGATGCTCTCGCCACCATCCAATGCGTTCCCTGGAAGGCTTACGACGGCGGCGATCACGTGTTGTATCTCGGAGAAGTGAAGCACTACCAATATGATCAGGGGGATGCCCTGGGCTTTTTCCGGGGGAACTTCTTTCCCATATCTTCGGATTCCGGAAACTGA
- a CDS encoding CaiB/BaiF CoA transferase family protein, protein MDAKLPLSGLKVLELGQLIAGPFTTRILAEFGAEVVKVEPPGKGDPLRHWRYMYKGFSLWWRVQSRNKKSITVNLKDPDGQKVIKDLVKECDILVENFRPGTLEKWNLGYEELSAINPRLIMVRVSGYGQTGPYRDKPGFGSVGEAMGGIRHLTGYPDRPPTRVGISLGDSLAALYAVIGTLMAVYCRDVKKSGKGQVVDVALYEAVFSLMESMVPEYDKYRYVRERTGSVLPGIAPSNTYVCRDGKYIVIGGNGDSIFKRLMRAIGRQDLADDPRLEDNSGRVKHMEMIDRAIEAWTRNKTLKEALEWMDKHQVPAGSIYSVEDMMGDPHFLERGMIEEFPLNGETLKVPGIVPKLSDTPGQTRWLGPELGEHTERVLKEWAGYDDEKIEELKRKGTISTPADPKPAPS, encoded by the coding sequence ATGGATGCAAAACTGCCGCTTTCCGGATTGAAAGTGCTTGAGCTGGGTCAATTGATTGCCGGTCCGTTTACCACCCGAATTCTTGCCGAATTTGGAGCTGAAGTCGTCAAAGTGGAGCCGCCGGGCAAGGGCGATCCCCTTCGCCATTGGCGATACATGTATAAGGGGTTTTCTCTGTGGTGGAGAGTTCAGTCCCGGAACAAAAAATCGATCACCGTCAATCTGAAGGATCCTGACGGGCAGAAGGTGATTAAGGATCTGGTCAAGGAATGCGACATCCTCGTTGAAAATTTTCGTCCCGGGACCCTGGAAAAATGGAATTTGGGCTATGAGGAACTGTCGGCGATCAACCCTCGGCTGATTATGGTTCGCGTATCCGGATACGGACAGACCGGACCTTACCGCGACAAACCGGGGTTTGGAAGCGTGGGGGAAGCGATGGGTGGAATCCGACACCTGACGGGGTATCCGGATCGGCCACCCACCAGGGTGGGCATTTCCCTGGGGGATTCGTTGGCGGCCCTGTATGCCGTGATCGGCACCTTGATGGCGGTTTATTGCAGGGACGTCAAAAAGAGCGGGAAGGGTCAAGTGGTCGATGTGGCCTTGTACGAAGCGGTGTTCAGCCTGATGGAAAGCATGGTGCCCGAGTACGACAAATACCGGTATGTGCGGGAAAGGACCGGAAGCGTGTTGCCGGGGATCGCTCCGTCCAATACCTATGTGTGCAGGGACGGGAAATATATCGTGATCGGCGGAAACGGGGACAGCATTTTCAAGCGGCTGATGCGTGCGATCGGACGGCAGGACTTGGCTGATGATCCCCGTCTCGAGGATAATTCCGGGCGCGTCAAGCATATGGAAATGATCGATCGGGCGATCGAGGCTTGGACGCGCAATAAAACGTTGAAGGAAGCTTTGGAGTGGATGGATAAGCACCAGGTGCCGGCAGGCTCGATCTACAGCGTGGAGGATATGATGGGCGATCCCCACTTTCTGGAGCGTGGCATGATTGAAGAGTTTCCGCTGAATGGGGAGACCTTGAAGGTGCCCGGCATTGTTCCCAAACTGAGCGATACGCCGGGACAAACCCGATGGTTGGGTCCTGAATTGGGAGAACACACCGAAAGGGTGCTCAAGGAATGGGCCGGCTACGATGACGAGAAAATTGAGGAGCTGAAGCGAAAAGGGACCATTTCCACCCCGGCTGACCCGAAGCCTGCGCCCTCTTGA
- a CDS encoding YciI family protein, translating to MAYFAAILHMEKPELNQKFRPQHLAYLESLKEQGKIFAMGPFADGAGGMVVYIADSLEEAKNMAEKDPYVVEGVRRLELHEWNMVRG from the coding sequence ATGGCTTACTTCGCGGCCATTTTGCACATGGAGAAACCGGAGCTCAATCAGAAATTCCGACCTCAGCACTTGGCCTATCTGGAGTCCCTGAAGGAACAGGGGAAGATTTTTGCGATGGGTCCCTTCGCCGACGGGGCGGGAGGAATGGTGGTGTATATTGCCGACTCCCTGGAAGAGGCCAAAAACATGGCGGAAAAGGACCCGTATGTGGTCGAGGGGGTCCGCCGGCTGGAACTGCACGAATGGAATATGGTCCGGGGTTGA
- a CDS encoding ferredoxin family protein codes for MSEMKIADRLFTIRYKVDEQSHLIIKDQEVCRRCETKECTHFCPADVYEWTGEMTTVAFENCIECGTCRIGCPDYNIHWVYPKGGYGITYKYG; via the coding sequence ATGAGTGAAATGAAAATCGCCGATCGGCTGTTCACCATCCGCTACAAGGTGGATGAACAATCCCACCTGATCATCAAGGATCAGGAGGTGTGCCGGAGGTGCGAAACCAAGGAGTGCACCCATTTCTGCCCGGCGGATGTCTACGAATGGACCGGTGAAATGACCACGGTGGCCTTTGAAAACTGCATCGAGTGCGGCACTTGCCGGATCGGTTGCCCCGATTACAACATCCACTGGGTGTATCCGAAGGGCGGTTATGGCATCACGTACAAATACGGATGA